From the Leucobacter tenebrionis genome, one window contains:
- a CDS encoding AMP-binding protein codes for MSTATSIHRPGTRYPDVYARSIADREGFWLEAAESVSWDTAPTRALDERSPSEWRWFPDGTLNVCYNALDRHVDAGRGAETALIYDSAMTGTRAAISYEHLRDRVARFAGVLRERGVAAGDRVLIYLPMTPEAVVAMLACARIGAIHSVVFGGFAANELAVRIVDARPRVIVTASGGLEPNRTVEYLPLVQRALEIAGGQASGVESVIVRDREAVPGSAADFAGEREIAWYDWAALEEAAVPADPVPVRSEDPLYILYTSGTTGSPKGVVRDSGGYAVGLSWAMRNIYDFGPGDTIFTASDVGWVVGHSFIVYGPLLAGGTTVLYEGKPVGTPDPGAFWRILSSYGAKILSTAPTALRAIRREDPELEELAGYDLSSLRAIYLAGERMDPETWHWINDGLGVPVVDHWWQTETGWMICANPLGIETLPAKAGSTSVPMPGFDVRIVDSKGDDVTAPGVEGNIAIKLPLAPGALLGIWGSEQRFVDSYLSAFPGYYATGDAGYYDEDGYLFVMGRTDDVINVAGHRLSTGSLEEVLTRHPAVAECAVIGVHDELKGQRAAGFVTLKHGEDVVREDLAAELVRMVREHIGPVAAFRDVTVVDRLPKTRSGKILRKTIRQIVDGEEYRVPATIEDPTVIDALIEALGGTVSAPPTQAVPVPR; via the coding sequence GTGAGCACAGCAACATCGATCCATAGGCCGGGAACGCGCTACCCCGATGTCTACGCGAGGAGCATCGCGGATCGCGAGGGCTTCTGGTTGGAGGCGGCCGAGAGCGTGTCGTGGGACACCGCGCCGACCCGCGCGCTCGATGAGCGCAGCCCGAGCGAGTGGCGCTGGTTTCCCGACGGCACCCTGAACGTCTGCTACAACGCGCTCGACCGCCATGTCGATGCGGGCCGGGGCGCCGAGACCGCGCTGATCTACGACTCCGCGATGACGGGCACTCGGGCTGCCATCAGCTACGAGCACCTCCGCGATCGGGTGGCGCGCTTCGCCGGCGTGCTGCGGGAGCGTGGCGTCGCGGCGGGCGACCGCGTGCTGATCTACCTGCCGATGACGCCGGAGGCGGTCGTGGCCATGCTGGCCTGCGCGCGCATCGGCGCCATCCACTCGGTCGTGTTCGGTGGCTTCGCCGCGAACGAGCTGGCGGTGCGGATCGTCGACGCGAGACCGCGGGTCATCGTCACCGCCTCGGGCGGCCTCGAACCGAATCGCACGGTGGAGTACCTGCCGCTCGTGCAGCGGGCGCTCGAGATCGCGGGCGGGCAGGCTTCGGGGGTGGAGTCCGTGATCGTCCGCGACCGCGAGGCGGTGCCGGGCTCGGCGGCCGACTTCGCCGGCGAACGCGAGATCGCCTGGTACGACTGGGCGGCTCTCGAGGAGGCCGCGGTGCCGGCGGATCCCGTGCCCGTGCGCTCGGAGGACCCGCTCTACATCCTCTATACCTCGGGCACCACGGGCAGCCCGAAGGGCGTCGTGCGCGACAGCGGCGGATACGCCGTGGGCCTCAGCTGGGCGATGCGCAACATCTACGACTTCGGGCCGGGCGACACGATCTTCACGGCGTCCGACGTCGGATGGGTGGTCGGGCACTCGTTCATCGTCTACGGCCCGCTGCTCGCGGGCGGTACGACGGTGCTCTACGAGGGCAAGCCGGTGGGCACCCCGGATCCCGGGGCCTTCTGGCGCATCCTCTCGAGCTACGGGGCGAAGATCCTCTCCACGGCCCCGACGGCGCTCCGTGCGATCCGGCGCGAGGATCCCGAGCTCGAGGAGCTCGCGGGGTACGACCTGTCGTCGCTGCGAGCGATCTACCTGGCGGGGGAGCGGATGGATCCCGAGACCTGGCACTGGATCAACGACGGCCTCGGAGTTCCGGTGGTGGACCACTGGTGGCAGACGGAGACCGGTTGGATGATCTGCGCGAACCCGTTGGGCATCGAGACGCTGCCCGCCAAGGCCGGGTCGACCTCCGTACCGATGCCCGGATTCGACGTGCGCATCGTCGACTCGAAGGGCGACGACGTCACGGCTCCCGGAGTCGAGGGCAATATCGCTATCAAACTGCCGCTCGCGCCGGGTGCGCTGCTCGGTATCTGGGGCAGCGAGCAGCGCTTCGTCGACTCCTACCTTTCGGCGTTCCCCGGCTACTACGCGACCGGCGACGCCGGGTACTACGACGAGGACGGCTATCTCTTCGTCATGGGCCGCACCGACGACGTGATCAACGTCGCCGGGCACCGGCTCTCGACGGGATCGCTGGAAGAGGTGCTGACGCGCCACCCGGCGGTCGCGGAGTGCGCCGTGATCGGCGTGCACGACGAGCTCAAGGGGCAGCGGGCCGCGGGATTCGTCACGCTCAAACACGGCGAGGACGTCGTGCGCGAGGATCTCGCCGCCGAACTGGTGCGGATGGTGCGCGAGCACATCGGGCCCGTCGCGGCGTTCCGCGACGTGACCGTGGTGGACCGGCTGCCGAAGACCCGCTCGGGCAAGATCCTGCGCAAGACCATCCGGCAGATCGTGGACGGCGAGGAGTACCGCGTGCCCGCTACCATCGAGGATCCCACCGTCATCGACGCCCTGATCGAGGCGCTCGGCGGCACGGTGTCGGCACCGCCGACGCAGGCGGTGCCGGTGCCGCGCTGA
- the rarD gene encoding EamA family transporter RarD, producing the protein MNRTRAGLGYGLGAYLIWGVFPLYFGLIAMVGPFEVVPWRVGATLVFCVILVSLTRRWSQVTAILRSPRLLGWFALSSLLLYANWQLFVVGVMTGHVLETSLGYFINPLFTILIGVVVRKESLTRLQWWAVGIAAVGVTTAAIAYGVFPWIALGIAASFGLYGAVHKHAGEQVDGITGLTVETFASLPIAAVQLLIVASTTGITAFSFGPGIAALVLLSGIMTAVPLILFGEGTRRLPLSYMGFLQFLTPILGFLYGYFVMHEEMPVSRWIGFVAVWIALVILIVDMLGQIRRSPTAQTNTGPIPLD; encoded by the coding sequence GTGAATCGAACACGCGCTGGACTCGGGTACGGTCTGGGCGCGTACCTGATCTGGGGAGTCTTCCCGCTCTACTTCGGCCTCATCGCGATGGTCGGGCCCTTCGAGGTGGTGCCCTGGCGGGTCGGCGCGACGCTCGTGTTCTGCGTGATCCTCGTCTCCCTGACGCGGCGCTGGTCGCAGGTGACGGCGATCCTCCGTTCCCCGCGACTGCTGGGCTGGTTCGCGCTGTCGTCCCTGCTGCTCTACGCGAACTGGCAGCTCTTCGTGGTCGGCGTCATGACGGGGCACGTGCTCGAGACCTCGCTCGGCTACTTCATCAACCCGCTCTTCACGATCCTCATCGGGGTGGTCGTGCGCAAGGAGTCGCTCACGCGCCTCCAGTGGTGGGCGGTCGGGATCGCCGCTGTCGGTGTGACGACGGCCGCGATCGCGTACGGCGTGTTCCCCTGGATCGCGCTCGGGATCGCGGCGTCCTTCGGTCTCTACGGCGCCGTGCACAAGCATGCGGGGGAGCAGGTCGACGGCATCACGGGTCTCACGGTCGAGACCTTCGCCTCGCTGCCGATCGCCGCGGTGCAGCTGCTGATCGTCGCGAGCACGACGGGTATCACCGCCTTCTCCTTCGGTCCGGGCATCGCCGCGCTCGTGCTGCTCAGCGGCATCATGACGGCGGTCCCGCTGATCCTCTTCGGCGAGGGGACGCGTCGACTGCCGCTCTCGTACATGGGATTCCTGCAGTTCCTCACGCCGATCCTCGGCTTCCTCTACGGCTATTTCGTGATGCACGAGGAGATGCCCGTGAGTCGATGGATCGGGTTCGTCGCGGTCTGGATCGCACTCGTGATCCTCATCGTGGACATGCTGGGGCAGATCCGGCGTTCTCCCACGGCGCAGACGAACACCGGGCCGATTCCCTTAGACTGA
- the guaB gene encoding IMP dehydrogenase → MEQRDPFAFTGLTYDDVLLLPAHTDVIPSEADTSTQLTRRIRLNIPLISAAMDTVTETRMAVAMARNGGLGILHRNLSIQDQAEMVDRVKRSEAGMITNPVTTSVDATVAEVDALCGEYRVSGLPVVDSNGVLLGIITNRDMRFIDPKDRSQVRVAEAMTKMPLITGPVGISRDDAAAIFRKHKIEKLPLVDDEGRLTGLITVKDFDKEEQYPLATKDDAGRLRVGAAVGFFGDAWKRAGALLDAGVDVLVVDTANGDSKGVLDIIARIKSDPAFAGVDVIGGNVATYAGAKAIADAGADAVKVGVGPGSICTTRVIAGVGVPQVTAVYEAAKAVTPAGIPVIADGGLQYSGDIAKALVAGASSVMMGSLLAGTDESPGDLVFVGGKQYKNYRGMGSLGALQTRGERTSYSKDRYFQADVPSDEKLIPEGIEGQVPYRGPVGAVTHQMIGGLRQSMFYVGARSVEELKQRGEFVRITSAGLKESHPHDVQMVVEAPNYKR, encoded by the coding sequence ATGGAACAGCGTGATCCCTTCGCGTTCACCGGTCTGACCTACGACGATGTGCTGCTGCTTCCCGCGCACACCGACGTCATCCCGAGCGAGGCCGATACCTCGACTCAGCTCACGCGCCGGATCCGCCTGAACATCCCGCTGATCTCGGCAGCCATGGACACGGTGACCGAGACCCGCATGGCGGTCGCCATGGCCCGCAACGGCGGCCTGGGCATCCTGCACCGCAATCTGTCGATTCAGGATCAGGCCGAGATGGTGGATCGGGTCAAGCGCAGCGAGGCCGGCATGATCACCAACCCGGTGACCACCTCGGTCGATGCGACCGTGGCCGAGGTCGACGCGCTCTGCGGCGAGTACCGGGTGTCGGGTCTCCCGGTCGTCGACTCGAACGGCGTACTGCTCGGCATCATCACGAACCGCGACATGCGCTTCATCGACCCGAAGGATCGCTCGCAGGTGCGAGTGGCCGAGGCGATGACGAAGATGCCGCTCATCACCGGACCGGTGGGCATCTCGCGCGACGACGCAGCGGCGATCTTCCGCAAGCACAAGATCGAGAAGCTCCCCCTGGTCGACGACGAGGGCCGTCTGACCGGTCTCATCACGGTCAAGGACTTCGACAAGGAGGAGCAGTACCCGCTCGCCACGAAGGACGACGCGGGCCGTCTGCGTGTGGGCGCGGCGGTCGGGTTCTTCGGTGATGCGTGGAAGCGCGCAGGCGCGCTGCTCGACGCCGGGGTCGATGTGCTGGTGGTCGACACCGCCAACGGCGATAGTAAGGGCGTGCTCGACATCATCGCCAGGATCAAGAGCGATCCGGCCTTCGCGGGCGTCGATGTGATCGGCGGCAACGTGGCGACCTACGCGGGCGCGAAGGCGATCGCCGATGCGGGCGCCGACGCGGTCAAGGTCGGCGTGGGGCCCGGTTCGATCTGCACCACCCGCGTCATCGCGGGCGTGGGTGTGCCTCAGGTGACGGCGGTCTACGAGGCGGCGAAGGCCGTCACGCCCGCGGGCATCCCGGTGATCGCCGACGGCGGTCTGCAGTACTCGGGCGACATCGCGAAGGCGCTCGTGGCGGGCGCCTCCTCGGTGATGATGGGGTCGCTGCTGGCGGGCACCGACGAGAGCCCCGGCGATCTGGTGTTCGTCGGCGGCAAGCAGTACAAGAACTATCGCGGCATGGGGTCGCTGGGAGCGCTGCAGACGCGCGGCGAGCGCACCTCGTACTCGAAGGACCGCTACTTCCAGGCCGACGTGCCGAGCGACGAGAAGCTGATCCCCGAGGGCATCGAGGGCCAGGTGCCCTACCGCGGCCCCGTCGGCGCCGTCACCCACCAGATGATCGGCGGCCTGCGCCAGTCGATGTTCTACGTGGGGGCGCGTTCGGTGGAGGAGCTCAAGCAGCGCGGCGAGTTCGTGCGTATCACCTCGGCGGGCCTCAAGGAGAGCCATCCGCACGACGTGCAGATGGTGGTCGAGGCGCCCAACTACAAGCGCTAG
- a CDS encoding helix-turn-helix transcriptional regulator — protein sequence MQRLNPQEHQSLLELAVAEFAASTGFPLAFGGFESRGSATVTAITGHRTLSLRGLCVQTGRGLGGRAMAECRPRLTMDYQHSRHITHDYDAQVLGEGIVTLFAFPVLVDGIPRAVLYGGAREGTLAGAEFAQSAAAVSAEFAREIKMQDEIERRAARLAARLTAERESRGLPGPALEALRSSHAELRSIAAAVPDPALRARIAEVERRLASLDAEPGRSRADRPSGAVETPSGSEASVRSRTPCSDSEPVKLTARELDVISHAALGSTNAEIGRALGLTESTIKSYLKTAMAKLEASTRHAAVSAARMQGLIP from the coding sequence ATGCAGCGACTGAATCCACAAGAGCACCAGAGCCTGCTCGAACTCGCCGTTGCCGAATTCGCCGCGTCGACGGGGTTCCCCCTGGCATTCGGCGGGTTCGAATCGCGCGGATCGGCGACCGTCACGGCGATCACCGGCCACCGCACCCTGAGCCTTCGCGGGCTCTGCGTGCAGACCGGACGCGGTCTCGGCGGCCGGGCGATGGCCGAGTGCCGACCGCGCCTGACCATGGACTATCAGCACTCGCGGCACATCACCCACGACTACGACGCCCAGGTGCTCGGCGAGGGCATCGTGACGCTCTTCGCGTTCCCCGTGCTCGTCGACGGCATCCCTCGCGCGGTGCTCTACGGAGGCGCGCGCGAGGGAACCCTCGCCGGTGCCGAGTTCGCGCAGTCCGCGGCGGCGGTCAGCGCCGAGTTCGCGCGGGAGATCAAGATGCAGGACGAGATCGAGCGGCGCGCCGCACGTCTCGCGGCGCGGCTCACCGCGGAGCGGGAATCACGTGGGTTGCCCGGCCCTGCGCTCGAGGCGCTGCGCAGCAGCCACGCCGAGTTGCGAAGCATCGCCGCGGCCGTACCCGATCCGGCGCTCCGGGCGCGCATCGCAGAGGTCGAACGCAGGCTCGCCTCGCTCGACGCTGAACCGGGTCGCTCCCGCGCGGACCGGCCCTCGGGCGCGGTCGAGACCCCGAGCGGATCGGAGGCGTCCGTGAGGTCACGGACGCCGTGCTCGGACAGCGAGCCGGTGAAGCTGACGGCCCGCGAACTCGACGTGATCTCCCACGCCGCGCTCGGCAGCACCAACGCCGAGATCGGTCGCGCCCTCGGTCTCACCGAGAGCACCATCAAGAGCTATCTCAAGACGGCCATGGCGAAGCTCGAGGCATCCACCCGCCACGCCGCGGTGTCCGCAGCACGCATGCAGGGGCTGATCCCCTGA
- a CDS encoding DUF4190 domain-containing protein, which translates to MTTPNPPQQPERSAPSPTAPQYSQTPQGGAPQASTAAPRYQQPAQQAPYRPQPATATTLGATNTYAVLAVIFGFLVPIAGIVFGHMGLSQIKRTGDPGRGLALTGLIVGYAYFALIAILIFLYISFFVMMFAAMGSAFSSSDLYY; encoded by the coding sequence ATGACCACCCCGAACCCTCCCCAGCAGCCAGAACGCAGCGCCCCGTCCCCGACCGCGCCGCAGTACTCGCAGACCCCGCAGGGCGGCGCGCCCCAGGCGAGCACGGCGGCACCCCGGTACCAGCAGCCCGCGCAGCAGGCCCCCTACCGCCCGCAGCCGGCCACCGCGACGACGCTCGGCGCCACCAACACGTACGCCGTGCTGGCCGTCATCTTCGGCTTCCTGGTGCCCATCGCCGGCATCGTCTTCGGGCACATGGGCCTCTCCCAGATCAAGCGCACCGGCGATCCCGGCCGAGGCCTGGCGCTGACCGGCCTCATCGTGGGCTACGCCTACTTCGCCCTCATCGCGATCCTCATCTTCCTCTACATCAGCTTCTTCGTGATGATGTTCGCGGCCATGGGCAGCGCCTTCTCCAGCAGCGACCTCTACTACTGA
- the groES gene encoding co-chaperone GroES gives MSVAIKPLEDRIVIKQVEAEQTTASGLVIPDSAKEKPQEGEVVAVGPGRVADSGTRIPLDVNVGDIVIYSKFGGTEVKVGGDDYLVLSARDILAVVER, from the coding sequence GTGTCGGTAGCCATCAAGCCGCTCGAGGATCGTATCGTCATCAAGCAGGTCGAGGCAGAGCAGACCACCGCGTCCGGTCTGGTGATTCCGGATAGCGCCAAGGAGAAGCCGCAGGAGGGCGAGGTCGTCGCAGTGGGCCCCGGCCGCGTCGCGGACAGCGGCACCCGCATCCCGCTCGACGTCAACGTCGGCGATATCGTGATCTACTCGAAGTTCGGCGGCACCGAGGTCAAGGTCGGCGGCGACGACTACCTGGTCCTCTCGGCCCGCGACATCCTCGCGGTCGTCGAGCGCTAA
- a CDS encoding DUF4190 domain-containing protein: protein MSQNQPSNGDDAQPGYAPPQPQYAPPQPQYQQPYGQQAPYQVYPPAAPTNVLAIVSMIASIVGFFTFAIFAVAGVIMGHISLNQIKRTGENGRGMAIAGLIVGYAAIGFWVLILLFYVLIIVVGLGIAGASSGSF from the coding sequence GTGTCCCAGAACCAGCCCTCCAACGGCGACGACGCCCAGCCCGGCTACGCACCCCCGCAGCCGCAATACGCACCTCCGCAGCCGCAGTACCAGCAGCCCTACGGGCAGCAGGCTCCCTACCAGGTCTACCCGCCGGCCGCGCCGACCAACGTCCTGGCCATCGTCTCGATGATCGCCAGCATCGTCGGATTCTTCACCTTCGCGATCTTCGCCGTCGCCGGCGTCATCATGGGGCACATCTCACTGAACCAGATCAAGCGCACCGGTGAGAACGGGCGCGGCATGGCCATCGCGGGCCTCATCGTCGGCTATGCGGCGATCGGCTTCTGGGTGCTGATCCTGCTCTTCTACGTGCTCATCATCGTGGTGGGGCTCGGGATCGCGGGCGCATCGAGCGGCAGCTTCTGA